The Arthrobacter sp. MN05-02 genome includes the window TCGCCGCCCTCAGCGGAGCCATGTATGCCCTGACCCCGCAACTTGAAAAGATTGTCTACGCGGAGGAGCTCATCGCATCAGACGGACCCGCAGTACCCCTCGAGGAGCAAATCCAAGCAGCCCAGCAACACCTGAACACCTCCGACCTGCCGACCGCGGTCCGCCCCGGGCCCGATGGGGAGACCACCCGGGTAATGTTCTCCGACCCGACACTTGGTGAGTCAGAGACTCGGGCGGTCTTCGTCGATCCGGCTACAGCGGATGTCACCGGGGAAACAACCGCTTACGGGACCAGCGGGTCCTCGGCGTGCACACGTGGGTCGGGCAGCTGCACCGCAACCTGCACCTGGGTGAAGTCGGACGCCTGTACAGCGAACTCGCTGCCTCCTGGCTTGGCGTCATCGCCCTCTTCGGGCTGATCCTGTGGGTGCAGCGCATCCGAAAAACCCGGAAAGCCCGGGGTCCGTCTACCCGACCTCAAAACCACGGGGCGGCGGAGACTTTGTCCCTGCACTCAGCCGCCGGCGTCTGGCTGGCCCTGGGCTTCTTCTTCCTCTCGGCCACGGGTCTGACCTGGTCCACGTATGCCGGCGCGAACGTCACCGACCTCCGAGCCGCCATCGGTTGGTCCACCCCACCATCACCACCGACCTCAGCACCACCGGCACCGGCAGCTCAAGTAGCACCGGTGGTGAGCATGCCGAGCACGGTGGGAACGTTGCTGCGGGCCCCGTCGCGGAAGGAGAACCAGGGCTGAACCATCGGGAGGACACACCGGGCACGGCGATAGCGTCGCCCCTGCCGATATAGACGGGGTTACTCCCGCCGGTTTCGACGGCGCCATCACCGCGGCCCGGGAGGCTGATCTGACCGCGGGCCTGATCGAGATCAAGCCCCCGGCAATGGACGGGATGGCGTGGACCGTCACCGAGATCGACCGGTCATGGCCCACGCAAGTCGACGCAGTAGCCGTGGACCCAGCCACGTTCGCTGTCACTGACAAGGCTTCCTTCGACGACTACCCGTTCGCTGCGAAACTCGCCCGCTGGGGCATCGACGCACACATGGGCGTCCTCTTTGGACTGGCGAATCAGCTCGTGCTGGCCGTGATCGCGATTGGCTCGCCGCCATGATCGTGTGGGGCTACCTGATGTGGATCAAACGCCGCCCGACCCGCACCGCCAATGGCACACGAGCCCGTGCCGGCCGGCCACCGGCCAGAGGTGTCCTGGACGCGGTGCCGCTGTGGATCATTCCCATCGGAGCTGTCGTCACCTTCCTCGTCGGGTTCTTCGCACCCCTTCTAGGCATCAGTCTTCTCGTATTCCTCGCCGTTGACGCCGTCATCGGACATAGGCATACCCGGACGGCGGCGGCAGACGCTCAGCCGACAGGAATGGACCATCGAGCCGAGTAAGCCCCGGCGCCCTGACAAGGTAAAGCTTGTCTGAGCCGAATTGGCACTTTCGCAGTGTCGGACTCGGAGCGTCTGGTTTGGAGTATCTGGTTTGGAGTGTCTGGTTTTGGAGTATCTGAGCGGCTCGTCTCTCAATGTCTCCTTGGCAGGTGGGACACAAGTGATGCAGCCCTCAATGAAACAGTAGCTAGGTTTGTTGAGCCTTCTGCCCACAGGGGCACGGCACAAGCTCCCCCCGCTTCGCTGCTTGTCCCGCACCCATGTGGACAGCAGGAACCAGGAGACCGCCTGCACACACTCATCGCTCTCCCCGACGCGGAAGGGGTTACCTTGAGCGAGCGACGCGCGTGCACAGCCTCCTTGATCGGTGGTTGATCGCCAACCGCGTCGAGCGGTGCACCGAACGAGTTGCCATTGCGCGAAAGGATCATCCGCTTGAGGGCGGCTGGAACCTGAAGGAGGCTCCACCCGCCCTTAGGTGGGTGGAGCCCCCGGACCATGCCCAGCGCACTGAGGCCTCGGCGGGTGACCCTGCAACATAACCAATGAAGACTTGCATATACACATGCATACGTGTAAGGCACAGTGAATTTGTGCGCGATACCCAGAACTGGCTTCGGTGAAAGGTTTGATTGTGTGAGGTAGCTCGTAGCCGCGACTACCGGGTAGAACGTTCACTGGAAGTGCGGCCCTTCTGTTTAGTAGTGGGCAGGGGACGCGCAGGGGCGGCAGGGATACTGAGCAACACTGGTGCCCTGCCGCCCCGCCTCACTCTCCCCCTTGGCACGCAAGCAGACTTTTTCGCCCCCTCAACAGCAGGTCCTCACCGCCCAAACAAGAAGCGAGGAGCCACAGCCCGTCACGCGTGCTGAGCGTCGTTTGGTTGTGGTCACAACGTTGGGAAAGTTGTTTCACTAAAGGGCCTAGAGACCTTATGATCATCTCGGTCCTGCAGAGTGGCCGCTGGAAAATCACCCGCGGAGCACTCTTATGAGCGCTCACATTCTGAGGAGCCACCATGAACAGCAGACTCACTCCGGCAGAAGACTTCCCCAAGGACCTCAAAGTCCTGCACGACATCGAGATCCAGGTTCTTCGCAGCCGCGTGCAACGGCAGCTCGATCACGAATACGCCTACGAGTTCGAGACGAACCCCGAGACCGAGTTCCGTCTCGCTGAGCTTTCCGAGGACATTGATCGCCGCGATGCGCAGGCCGCCGCATTGCGCGTCCTTGCTCAGCACCTCATGGTGCAGCAGTGAAAACCACGAGGAACCAGCCCAACGGGAAATACGTCAGGATCCCCGTCCTTGATCCGGCAGCGTTCGAGGAACTCTCCGAGGACCTTGCCTCTCACGTCCTCGCACTGGAATACATGGTCTCCTTCGAGTCCCTCCTGGCCGGCCGCATCCACCGGATAGAACAAGCCCTTAAGAACCAGGACAGGGAGGAAGCCATCACCGCACTGCTGAGCCTACAAGCCAGCGCCACGATGGCAGGCGCACGACAACTACAAGGAGCAGCAACCCGTGCACTGATTGATGAGCCAGTGCAGATGACACTGCCGGGACCGCTTGTGCGGAAACTTCAAGGTCAGGCCGATAGCTTCAGGATTGCTTTCGCCGACTTCCGGCACCGGTGCTGCACGACCGCCGCATAAGGCTCACCCCTTCAGAGCCAC containing:
- a CDS encoding hypothetical protein (possible pseudo due to frameshift), translated to MHTWVGQLHRNLHLGEVGRLYSELAASWLGVIALFGLILWVQRIRKTRKARGPSTRPQNHGAAETLSLHSAAGVWLALGFFFLSATGLTWSTYAGANVTDLRAAIGWSTPPSPPTSAPPAPAAQVAPVVSMPSTVGTLLRAPSRKENQG
- a CDS encoding hypothetical protein (possible pseudo due to frameshift), with the protein product MDGMAWTVTEIDRSWPTQVDAVAVDPATFAVTDKASFDDYPFAAKLARWGIDAHMGVLFGLANQLVLAVIAIGSPP
- a CDS encoding hypothetical protein (possible pseudo due to frameshift), with translation MIVWGYLMWIKRRPTRTANGTRARAGRPPARGVLDAVPLWIIPIGAVVTFLVGFFAPLLGISLLVFLAVDAVIGHRHTRTAAADAQPTGMDHRAE
- a CDS encoding hypothetical protein (possible pseudo due to frameshift); this encodes MTTTSVRTPPPVEPGSRSPWLTALALRIHFYAAIFVGPFLLIAALSGAMYALTPQLEKIVYAEELIASDGPAVPLEEQIQAAQQHLNTSDLPTAVRPGPDGETTRVMFSDPTLGESETRAVFVDPATADVTGETTAYGTSGSSACTRGSGSCTATCTWVKSDACTANSLPPGLASSPSSG